In Zingiber officinale cultivar Zhangliang chromosome 1A, Zo_v1.1, whole genome shotgun sequence, the DNA window GAATTAGGCATCTTCACAAGCAGCATATTGAAGACAATTATCGGAGCCGATAGGATGACATATTCCACTTTTTACTACAATACACAAGACAACTACTCAGAAGGTTTAAAATGGAAGACTGGAACCTAATTAGCACACTGATTGAACGTCAAATAAAGTATTCAAGAAAGATAGAGGTGAAGTGGTTCGTCCAACCATTTAGGGAATAGTTGGACGCTTAAAATTTAACAATACAAGAGGTAGAGCGTTCTTTATTGTGTTGGATTAGTGAGTCAATTATTCATGGAGAAACCAAAAACAATTCATTGGAAGATAGCCAAAAGAATTTTGTGCAATATGACTATCAGAAGTTTACTAAAAAACTAGCTACAAATATATCAAAAAGGTTCAACAAAAGTTTTCTTGGATAACAAATCTACAATCACGCACATATCTATCTATATCTAAGATTATGTTTGAGTTCTCAAGATGAactcaaataataaaaaataataagaaaattttatatgGCACAAAAACGATAATTATGTCATTCAAAATAaacttaagaaaaaataaatcaaaacataATTTAGTTATATGATTGAACTATACATACACAACACAACACAAAGGATATACAAAGATACATATTGATCATTATTAGTTATTATTTTCAGGAAATGAATTAAGTTGTCAATTATTAGTTGTGTCTgacacaaaaaaaaacaaaagtgtTAATCAATTTTATATGATTTTACACAGAGGTCTATAATTGCTCCATATATGACTGTATATGACCAGGACACATTGCCATATTCAACTAACTAATGTATCTATtcaaattcaaaatatatatgagAGGTAGCAGCATTAACTACGCAGACAATTTACTGTTATCCATTCAACTTACAAAGGGAAATCCCAAGTTCAAACAGCAAGCGTATCCTTGTTTAATTAAACATTAGCTCCacaaataatcaaacaaataataaaacagGTGCTCACATTTAAAATTCCAGTTAATTACATGTTTACCTTGCCTTCTTTACTACCGAATGAAACGAAATACTTCAGCCGAATCAACATACAGTAAACCTTTTGTGCAACACTATCCATTCAACGTTTATACACAGGAGTATATATATAGAACATGCCTGACTACATTTGTgagtttaattataaaattaaaaggaagttAATTATTCtttcaattatttatttatttatttatttatttgagtgGAAGTATAAACAAAACACCATAGAGAGGACAAAACAACtgagaaggaaaataaaaggcTGCAGGATCCAAGTTCCTATATATGTAATGAAATCTCTGGATACTCTCCATGAACATCACTTTTTATGCTTGTAAAAGAGAAAGGCAAACCACCTGACCAAAAATAGATCAAAAACGACCTGAATGGGCACATCACAAATCAATAACTTTTACGATATCTATATATATTCACTTTCTTAATATTCTTGATTTTCAGTACATCTTATATAACCTAAAATAGCAAATTAATATAGTGTGCTGTAAGAGGCCGAGAGGTCTGTAATACTGCAGCAATGGCTTGTTGACTCCAAGTACAGCCTTGCTTTCCTGTGGCTAGACTCATCGATTCACGCACTGTTACCTATAAGTAGCCTACTCTTTCTTTCATCCCACCCAAAATTTCTAACGAGCATAGTTAATTCGATGATGCCGACCCTTTATCAGTCCCATCACATTAAAGTGAGGCACAGTAAATCTCACGAACGCACAGTGTATATATAGTATGGGAACTAAGGATATGCTTAAgcaagaaaaaagaaaagtttttagatCAAAGGTCTCAAACTTGTTCCATGTATATAATgtgtttgtatatatatatttaaccgAATAATGAAAGCATgatatagtaataataataatataagaaGTAGCAATTCATTACCGATGGTCTGAAAACTAAGGAgatacattaattaattaattataagagCTAATGATGGGATCGAGGAATTAAGCACGAGAAGCTCACACAGTGAGTGAGGAATTGAAGACGttgatggtggtggtggtggtgatcaGGAGGCGGAGGTGGGGGGTTTCTTGCGCTTCTTCTTCTCGTAGCTGACGCCGCGTGCCTTGGACTGGAGATCGCGGACGTCGCGGAGGTAGAGGCGGATGGCTCGGGCGGCGAAGGGGTTGTTCTCGGGGCAGCCTCCGTTCTCCTCGTAGGCGGCGCGGAGGCGGCCCACGAGGGCGTCGAGGCTGCCCCAGGCCTGGCGGAGAGGGCAGGGGCAGGGCGCCGGAGGGGAAGGGTGGCCGAAGAAGGGACACACCTGGACGTGCACCTTCGTCTTCCCGAACTGGTCCAGATACCGCAGAAACTCCAGGACGTGCGCGCCGCTGCACCGCGCCAAAGACAGCGGCGGCCGGTGGTTCCTCAGGTACTGTCCGAAGGTGTTCCAGTCGCGCCGCTTCTGCGACTCGTACCGGCTCAGCGACGGCGACGAAGAAGAGGATGAGGAAATTCCGGCGGGAGCAGGCAGCGGTTCCTGGTCCGAGGGGGGGCTCTCCGGATTCGGCAGTATGTCCATCTCTACAGCAGATCGAACCGAGGACCtcagtctctctctctctctatatctCCGCTTGGACTGATCACAACGTTAATATATATACCGATTTCTCAACGGATTCATGGCAATATTTTGCGATTGTTCAGTGTGCTGCCTGGCAGCTAAGGCCAATTGTATAGCTGGGAGTGGAGAAAGGTTCGATGGAGGAGAGAGATGAGGcggggaaaaaagaaaaaaagaaaaaagaaaagaaatatgtatataaaattaattattaatgtttGAATAAGATAAGCATATAAAATACGTTACCTTTGGCTTCGGTGGCTGGAGAGAGTAGATCTGATGTCAGAAGCTTGCGTCGAGGAAGGATTTTGTAAGGCTTAACAACCAGTGGCTCTGAGGTGAGGTTAAGTGGACAGAGGATGGCAACAGCTGGGATGAGGGAAAATTAAAGAGCGACTGGGCGACTCCAGCAGCCCTTCCAACTTATCAGGAGTTTCTTGCTgaaagagaaggaggaggaggaggaggaggaggaggagtaggAGAAGAGAAGCCGCAGGGACGGAGATGGTGGTGTTGCTTTCTGTAAAAAGGAGGGATGAAGGGTCATGGTTTTTCAACGGGATGTACGATGCAAAAGGAAAAAGGAGGAGGGAGATGGGGGATTAGGGTTTTCTTTGGAAATGGAGACAAGTTGGCAGGAGTGATGTGACAGCAGGaaaaaaaagattatttttttttattgtgcaaTTTATGGTATAAAGGACGTTTTATTTGGCTGCTCAAAAGTTTGGTATTGTTGAAATGCCCTTTGAGTCAGATGGGGGGTGGGGGGTtaagaaaaaattattgaaaCACTCTAAAAAATCGAAAGGTGTTTCTTGCCTTCGCAACTCTTAGCCGTCGAATGCCCATGCGGCAGCATGAACCGCTCCAGCCGacaaagaatattataatttattcGTTCAGTCACTATAACAAATTAGACATTTAACTATCTGAAATTTCGATCATTAATGTGCCGATAAATACATTTTGATGCAAGTTAACCATCTAATGAGTCGATTTTTACTTCTTTgttttttatctttaatttttaaCCATCGTACTAATTTAGCGATCGAATTGAAATCgatctttaaatttaaaaatcgaGTAGTGCATAATTCCATCAGTATATTAGTGATATAAATTTATTATTCTCTTTTTAAATTAACAATTACTTTTAAATCATAAAATCAGTTTATAATTAATCATCAAATTGACTAAcgattttttagaagaatttttttttttttagaaaacatgGACCGGTAAAAATATAATCTCTACCTATCTTTTTACCTATTTATCAACAGGTAGAATCCTTCAAAtcaaaaattgacttagaatattCAAGAAAAGTGGAAGGGGAGTCGAATAGTTAAAATAACATCATTCTAGATGTAAAATCTCACGCGAGCTTTTAATTTTACATTCTCTGCCTTTAATTCTTTCACATAGAAAATGAACAACGAGGATTACTCCTTAGGGGCCTAAAAAAGTTAAGGTGAATTAAATTTTAGATGttaaaatatatttgataagGTAATAGAGTTGAATCAAGTTGAATCTaaaatgaattaagtttttaaaatagttgttcaagtttgatttagtttatttttgatgagcttgagtttcgtttggttcatttagatgttatcgagcgtttaatttaaacttagttttagcttagttcgtttagatattatcaagctcttaatttaaatttgtttgattagttattgagtttgataatttaaatttatttatttattttaaaagttttttgtttgtttatttagtatgctgataagagttttattaatgaatatggttcacaAATATTGTTCACGAGCCTTGTTCACGAGTGTTAACAAATTGAATATATATGTATTCAAgattatttgtttagtttaacgaattattcaaatttatttatttaatcgaTCTTATGTgtattgaacaaacataaataaactcttatCAAATTGAATATTAAACTTGTTcaccaaccatttgattcatttACCGTCATACTACTCCTAACCTTAGAAGTAGAGATCACATATAATCAATCACTAATTTAGCTATCAAATCAAAGTTGATTGTTAAATTTAAAGATTGAGTATTCATCGCTAAAGAAATTTAtcattctatttttaaattaacgATCACTTTTAAATATCAATCAAAAGATTAGCGTCTAAATTTTTTACATCAATTGTTAAATTTGCAATGAAAATTTATTATATCGGTCTCTATTTATTGAACAATACATTCAATCTAGCTTTGTTTTTTATTGAATGGATATACATTTACAATATTTATATCAAATTAGAATAATATTTACCGTCAACATCACAGTGCATTCAAACATGTTTAAAAACGTATAATCCTACCACacaatatttcaaaatatttaaaaaaactcaAACGATTATAATCTTAACCTACAATCAAAAGGTAGAGCCTCCTCATAATCAAAAACCGGTATAGAATATTCAGAAAAAAGGAGTATGTAATGGTTGAGACATCATATGAGATATAAAATCTCACATCGTCACACGAGCTTTTAATTCTACATTCTCTACCTTCAATTCTTGCACATCAGCAGATGAACAACTAGAACTGCCCTGGCGTTAGGAGTAAACATCAGATGATGGAAAATATAACATTTATCTGGAAGCCAAAGTTGCAAAGGCACCTCTTATTAATCCCACCACCAACCTTAAAATATATATCATTTATGGCATCAGCTTGATGCTTGTGTAACTTTTACAGTCATATTGccctatataaaataaatattactaatatttaatatacaaataaataaaGCAAGTTATAGttatattttagaatttaaaaatattttattacttacgTCTATGGTCTATGGCTTGTGATCGAGCATTAATAAAAATATCATCCTTTCATCGATGGGTATTACGAAATAACTCACAACAATTAGTTAGTCATTGTAAAGTTTCTTTCTGTACaaacaaattaaaatatattagtcGTTAATATTAAAGGACTACtcatatgaatttattttaaactcATCAATTTCATTGCATGCTCTAAGATAGAGCTCTTTCAGCTGTACATGTGCCTCTAACTCTCATTCATAGGCTAGCAATTTCACTTTTTCTATTGCTTCGATAGCAAATCCCCTAATAACATGCTCAATTTTATGAATATTTATCAAACATTATTGGAAAATAGGTCATGAAAAATTATTGGAATAAATTTTTACATAAACATGTGACAGTATTTTTCATTCTTCAACTTATACATACTCACATATCGAGTGATATTAAAGACATACCTATTAAGaattttgatttctttcaactgGCTACATAATATATGTTTACTTTCTTTATTCAATGTATagaaagcttttgaaaatttattaattatttcatTATGATACAATTCAAATCTAAAACTCAATTCTTTCAATTCCTTGTAAAACTTTAATTGACATGTCCTTTGTTTTTCCTAAAACATTTatcataatattaaaaatattattgaaaaaaatctaaacaagcATCGATATTTGTACACTATAACAATCTATTCATTTAATTCATCAAAACTAATTTTAGTTATTGGTACAAACTCATAGTTGTCTAATTTTTTAATGATTTCTTCTTGACTTCATTTTAAGTGAAGTTTTGTGACCATTTGATTCTTTATAAAATCTTTCTTATTTTGTCTTAAAGGATATACTTATAAGGTAAAAAAATACAATGATTATCAAATTAGGATATATTCTCACTACAAgataatataaatgcatcaaattTATTCATGCATTGTGGACACGCTAGCTTACCAATCGTGCTCCTTCATGATAACATTGAGTATGTTAAAAAATCACTAATTgttcataataaaacatcatgcaatttaagttttattttacttgcaacatcataaatctCCACCCCTACAAGCCATAGGTCGTTAAGCTCAACAATAGCAATTAGAAGTTGCAAGAAAATATTTATCTTGTCTTTCCATCTCCTTGGACCTAGAACAAGCACAGTAAGAAATATGTATTTGTCATTCATAAACATTTAAGAGGGTAAGATATATGGTATTAATTAATATGACTAACCAAGAATAATAGTATTGTATGATTGACCAAATGACTAAAATTCATATGTCAAAAGTCTCTACCACACATTACATGGTTCCATtacaaaataagaaaaaatttcaTCTAAATGTTTCCATACAGGAGAGTCAAAAGAATGGAACATTATATATCCTCTGTGTGCATGCTTATAATATCATCTCATGTGACTTGTTGTTACAACATATGCATACAAGTGTGGAAGTAGGAATTAATACATAACTTTCCATGAgatatttttcttcttcatccctaaTACATGACTATGTTGCCTATTACAAGAGTGGTTATACATTTTACATTCAATAAGTTTATTATCATCCTTCCAAAAGATCATGCAATTATTGCtataaaaaattaatcttttcTGTAGGCAAACCTAAACTTCTTACTAATATTTTACAATGTAGAAATTGTCAGACATTATGTTATCATAGGGAGAAACTCTAATATCAACTAACAGATATCATTATAATATCGTTCAGAGAAATGATGCTCTACCTTGATGTTTAATAGCCTCACAATAATGGATAGATGGGAATTGATGTCGTTTGAAGGCAATGAGATGGTGCGCTGGCTCCGATAGGTGATTGCTCAACGGACAACAAGCTTCTCAAGATCTGAAGGAAACTCTTCAACAATCCTGCGCACAGTTAGATGAGCCAACAAATCGTTAGTGACCTAAGTCCGAGGtggaaatccctggctaggccctccgacgctcaagtcaattttCTCGCTCAAAGGTGGAAGAAGATCAGTATCGAAAAAATACAGGAAAGTAGGGTTTCAGATGCATATGTTTGTATTGCGTACCATGCCAGCAAAGAGGATTCCCTTTTTTATACCACCTTACATAACCTCTGCGATCGTGAGGTGGTCCCCGGCTTATTAGAGTTTGTTAAAAGATGAGAGAAGTACAACTTGGACATCGTGCAATAATTTTTTGagaaatcttttttctaccccaaatgtacctcttttgtcgtttataactTGGTCCCTTGATGAAATACTCAAATGAGTGTATCGCTGCAACTGATTAATTAATAAAGAAGCTTCGAGGGTATATTTCCCAACAAGTTCGTCAGGCTATCAAAAGGTTGTCGACTACttgtctgttgaatatatcttgaTCGGTCAATAAGTTGgtcgtatattgagaataccttttattgaatatatcccggtcgattattaagtcggtcgtatattgagaataccttctattAAATATATTCCGGCGGGTCATTAAGTCGgtcgtatattgagaataccttctgttgaatatatctcgatcAGTCATTAAGTCAGTCGTATATTGAGATTCTTATAAGGCTAAGTAACTTTAAACTCGCTCAGGTTTGCTCGATCGAGCGTACCTTATGTTTGTTTGGCCTTTGCTCGACAGATCGTATGCTAAAAGTTTTATAAGACTGAGTACCTTTAAGTTTGCTCGAGCTTTGCCTGGTCGAGCGCACAAAAACATCCTTATGTTCGTTAGGCCTTCGCTCAGTTGATCATATGCTAAgagctttataaggctgagtacctttaagctcgCTCGAGCTTTGCCCGATCGAGCATACATAAGTAACCTTATGTTCATTCGGCCTTCACTCGGTCGATCGTATGCTTAAGAGATTTATAAGGCTGAGTATCTTTAAGCTCACTCGAGCTTTGCCCCATTGAGCGCACATAGATAACCTtatgttagattaggtttataATCGGTCGACCCTATTTGAGCATCTTATTCGGAAAACGCTCGAGCACGCCTTCAGGACTTTGATGCAGGGCGATCAACAGAACCAGGTAACAAACATCACTCTGTCCCAACCTTGATCGCCACCTCACATTGATTTTAATATCCCTGTCATTTCCTAAATCCGCTCGTCATAACCCATATCAGGAATGACCAAAAGAAATATCTTTTAGAACttttctttcactagcctttaatatGTCATATAGTTTCTGATGGCAGGTGTTAATATTTGATCCATGTTCGAATGATCAAGTAAATTTATCACATTGTAAATCATCGATTGCATTGTGTTGTATTAGATGGTCTTAAAACCCTGAGTGGTGAAGCCACAATTGTTTTGAATAttgtcaaataaatttaaattaggtCTTGCATATGTTTCTTATATGTGTGTCTAAGATTGCAAGGACTTAAGAGAACAAATGAGTATTTGATGGATCAGGATCCGATGGAGTATGATGAAGAGTGATATGGAATACCTGAGAGATTGAAAAGGATGAGGAGCATCAGAGATGGAAAAATCTTGGCTGAAGAAGCAAgtgagcaagaaggatgacacgggaaaggagTCGACGAGTTCGGTGTATCTGAAGTACAAGAAGCTACGTAAGAATACTCCGATGCAGTGAAAAATATGGCACGAGAAGTGAGCATCCAAGGAATGAGAAACTAGAGGAAGCATGCGCAGGGTAAGCTAATGAGATGAGAGATTGAGTGACCTATATTTGGATGAGGATAGATTCAATCATAGCCAGACTCAAGAATAGTCGACTGAGTTAGGAGGTTCAAGTGATCAAAAAAGGGTTTCGAATAAATCAGATCTTTCCGTCGATCAAAACCAATGGTTCGGTAGACCAAAGCATAGGATAATTGTTATCTGCTATAAATTATCGCTGAAGTTGAATCAGTCGATCAGACATTGGGATCCGGCGATCGGACATTGGTATTGGGTGACCAAAAGCTATGTGGAAGTTGATCCAACAGCAAGGATCCGATGTAAGTGGGA includes these proteins:
- the LOC122038438 gene encoding protein G1-like4, with the translated sequence MDILPNPESPPSDQEPLPAPAGISSSSSSSPSLSRYESQKRRDWNTFGQYLRNHRPPLSLARCSGAHVLEFLRYLDQFGKTKVHVQVCPFFGHPSPPAPCPCPLRQAWGSLDALVGRLRAAYEENGGCPENNPFAARAIRLYLRDVRDLQSKARGVSYEKKKRKKPPTSAS